The following are from one region of the Prevotella communis genome:
- a CDS encoding peptidase U32 family protein — MRQLELLAPAKNLECGIAAIDHGADAVYIGAARFGARAAVGNSVDDIRTLCQYAHQYGARVYVTVNTIVYDDELADTRALLQQLAEARVDAILVQDMGVRQMAQELGLTVHASTQTDNRTAGKVSWLRSLGFARVVLARELSAQEIADIHRQVPDTELEVFVHGALCVSYSGLCYASQYCFGRSANRGACAQFCRMKFDLLDADGEVLDAQRYFLSLKDMNQSEHLGELIEAGAVSFKIEGRLKDVTYVKNVTAAYSQLLNAYIKQHPGQYERASKGSCTYTFRPDLRKTFNRGYTTYFLHGRQPDIASFDTPKAMGEFVGTVKELRGNSFNVAGVASFSNGDGLCFVNDRRELEGFRVNRVEGNRLFPLKMPANLRPGLRLYRNNDQEMERLLGKKSAERKMTVTMALRATADGFSLQMGDAVASIVAEHQEAQKDPRENIIRQLTKLGGTPFECSEVDIPANFNYFIPSSLLAELRRKTVEAALTLSVSPQPSHIIHQTSAFNPQPSYHLPYLYNASNALARAFYEQQGIQVADAFEVRQPAERLIMQCRHCLRFALGRCVKHGGRKPEWKEPLSLRLGDGRQFRLEFDCRHCQMNIYADE, encoded by the coding sequence ATGAGACAACTGGAACTGCTGGCTCCTGCCAAGAATCTGGAGTGTGGCATTGCTGCCATCGACCATGGGGCTGATGCCGTGTATATCGGGGCTGCGCGCTTTGGTGCGCGTGCTGCCGTGGGCAATAGTGTGGACGATATCCGCACGCTCTGCCAGTATGCCCATCAGTATGGCGCCCGTGTCTATGTCACGGTCAATACCATTGTCTATGACGACGAACTGGCCGACACGCGGGCGTTGCTGCAGCAGTTGGCCGAGGCACGGGTCGATGCTATCCTGGTGCAGGATATGGGTGTGCGTCAGATGGCGCAGGAACTGGGTCTTACCGTTCATGCCTCTACGCAGACTGATAACCGCACGGCCGGGAAGGTCAGTTGGCTCCGCTCCCTGGGCTTTGCCCGTGTGGTACTGGCGCGCGAGTTGTCGGCACAGGAGATAGCCGACATCCATCGCCAGGTGCCCGATACCGAACTGGAAGTCTTTGTACACGGTGCGCTCTGCGTCAGCTATAGCGGACTCTGCTATGCGTCGCAGTATTGCTTTGGCCGCAGCGCCAACCGTGGTGCCTGTGCCCAGTTCTGCCGCATGAAGTTCGACCTGCTCGATGCTGATGGCGAGGTGCTCGATGCGCAGCGCTATTTCCTCTCGTTGAAGGATATGAACCAGAGCGAACATCTGGGCGAACTTATCGAGGCGGGTGCTGTGTCGTTTAAGATTGAAGGCCGACTCAAGGATGTGACGTATGTGAAGAATGTGACGGCGGCCTATAGCCAGTTGCTCAACGCCTATATCAAGCAGCATCCCGGCCAGTACGAGCGTGCCTCGAAGGGCAGTTGCACCTATACGTTCAGGCCTGATTTGCGCAAGACCTTCAATCGTGGCTATACCACGTATTTCCTGCATGGCCGACAGCCTGATATTGCCTCTTTCGACACGCCCAAGGCTATGGGCGAGTTTGTGGGCACGGTCAAGGAGTTGCGTGGCAATTCGTTTAATGTGGCTGGTGTGGCGTCCTTCAGCAATGGGGATGGTCTCTGCTTCGTCAACGACCGCCGCGAGCTCGAGGGTTTTCGTGTGAATAGGGTAGAGGGCAACCGTCTTTTCCCCTTGAAGATGCCGGCCAACCTGCGTCCCGGACTCCGTCTTTATCGTAATAACGACCAGGAGATGGAACGCCTGTTGGGTAAGAAAAGTGCCGAACGAAAGATGACGGTCACCATGGCTTTGCGTGCCACGGCCGATGGTTTCTCCCTGCAGATGGGCGATGCTGTAGCCTCTATCGTGGCCGAACATCAGGAGGCTCAGAAGGACCCGCGCGAGAATATCATCCGTCAGCTCACCAAACTTGGCGGCACGCCGTTTGAGTGCTCAGAGGTGGATATCCCTGCCAACTTTAACTACTTCATCCCTAGCAGTTTATTGGCAGAACTCAGAAGGAAAACTGTAGAGGCGGCGCTGACTCTTTCCGTCAGCCCTCAGCCCTCTCACATCATCCATCAGACATCAGCCTTCAACCCTCAACCCTCTTACCATCTGCCGTACCTCTACAACGCCTCCAATGCTCTGGCGCGTGCGTTCTACGAGCAGCAGGGTATCCAGGTGGCCGATGCCTTTGAGGTGCGCCAGCCCGCCGAGCGTCTCATCATGCAGTGCCGTCATTGTCTGCGCTTTGCCCTGGGACGCTGTGTGAAACATGGTGGCCGGAAGCCCGAGTGGAAGGAACCGCTGTCGCTGCGCTTAGGCGACGGACGCCAGTTCCGCCTGGAGTTCGATTGCCGTCATTGTCAGATGAATATTTACGCCGATGAATAG
- a CDS encoding zinc ribbon domain-containing protein, whose translation MNRLSLFVIGVLSLLFIGCYHQTPETSDAWIVTEEQMDSISFYTTHHYTHNYNFLVTADTLWLVVQQPTEVLSDMLVDSVAVVRDDRLVVADIMTLSSDTIDSVWVQVARDQMTMGWIHEQQMLPGVAPDNPISQFITFFSDTHLLIMLAFLVVVLAAYTLRMAYRHNARIVHFNDIPSVYPMLLAILVSASAVFYSTIQLADPDSWRHYYYHPTLNPFAVPLHLSLFLISVWAMLLIAIAALDDIRRQLSFTEAILYCLGLMGVLAIDYVVFSISTLYYIGYPLLIAYVAFAIYQYVHHGRAVYICGQCGATLHQKGKCPHCGTVNV comes from the coding sequence ATGAATAGACTGTCGCTTTTCGTAATAGGAGTGCTCAGCCTGCTCTTCATAGGTTGCTATCATCAGACGCCCGAGACCTCGGACGCCTGGATAGTCACCGAGGAGCAGATGGACTCTATCTCTTTCTATACCACCCATCACTACACCCACAACTATAACTTCCTGGTTACTGCCGACACGCTCTGGCTCGTGGTGCAGCAGCCTACGGAGGTGCTCAGCGACATGCTGGTAGACAGTGTTGCCGTGGTGCGCGACGACCGTCTGGTGGTGGCCGATATCATGACCCTCTCGTCAGATACTATCGACTCCGTATGGGTGCAGGTGGCGCGTGATCAGATGACCATGGGCTGGATCCACGAGCAGCAGATGTTGCCCGGTGTGGCCCCTGACAACCCCATCTCGCAGTTTATCACCTTCTTCTCCGATACCCACCTGCTCATCATGCTGGCCTTCCTTGTGGTGGTGCTTGCCGCCTATACCCTCCGCATGGCCTATCGTCATAATGCCCGCATTGTGCATTTCAACGATATCCCCTCCGTCTATCCCATGCTGCTGGCCATTCTTGTGTCGGCCTCAGCCGTGTTCTATAGCACCATCCAGTTGGCCGACCCCGACTCCTGGCGACATTACTACTATCATCCCACGCTCAATCCCTTTGCCGTGCCCCTGCATCTCAGCCTGTTCCTGATATCCGTATGGGCCATGCTGCTTATCGCCATTGCCGCGCTCGATGATATCCGCCGCCAACTGTCGTTCACCGAGGCCATCCTCTATTGCCTGGGCCTGATGGGCGTCCTGGCCATCGACTATGTCGTCTTTAGCATCTCCACCCTTTACTACATCGGTTACCCCCTGCTGATCGCCTACGTCGCCTTCGCCATCTACCAGTATGTGCATCATGGCCGTGCTGTCTATATCTGCGGCCAGTGCGGTGCCACCCTTCACCAGAAAGGCAAGTGTCCCCATTGCGGCACCGTGAATGTATAG
- a CDS encoding transposase — protein sequence MTNESVNTTIIEKHTWLEPGAWRKPCIVHVTMVANARQALFGKLAHNGSEAVIEKTPIGWALINKQQKMLMMCPEIKILADKVMPDHHHMVLQVQRTMSRSIKQVVRGYMQGCKEEARKLGYTENLYDAPPFYRVLTHKGQLHAMIEYVKANAERAWQRRQNPDLFRLHRKTAVCGLQFTSMGNHFLLDWPDRQLVEMSREAGAEQIDERLQRVLAAAHNGAVTYTAAISKGEQKIARAVRESGFPLVVLLNDGFPAEGSPHERFFKPGGVYFETCSNGKLLLMEPEESAFVNQVVMKATEETLRRKAEAKHYSYREIPVTSQRYRFVALNEIGRLLVER from the coding sequence ATGACAAACGAGAGCGTAAACACAACAATAATCGAGAAACATACGTGGCTGGAGCCAGGAGCTTGGCGCAAACCATGCATCGTACATGTAACGATGGTGGCAAATGCGCGGCAGGCGTTGTTTGGCAAACTGGCGCACAATGGTTCGGAGGCTGTCATAGAAAAGACCCCGATAGGCTGGGCACTCATCAATAAGCAGCAGAAAATGCTGATGATGTGTCCTGAGATAAAAATTCTTGCTGACAAAGTGATGCCCGACCATCATCACATGGTGCTTCAGGTGCAGCGGACCATGTCGCGTAGCATCAAACAGGTGGTGCGCGGCTATATGCAGGGATGCAAGGAGGAAGCACGCAAACTGGGATATACTGAGAACCTGTATGACGCGCCGCCCTTCTATCGTGTGCTGACCCACAAAGGGCAACTGCATGCTATGATAGAATATGTGAAAGCCAACGCAGAACGTGCCTGGCAGCGCCGGCAGAACCCCGATCTCTTCAGGTTACATCGCAAAACGGCAGTTTGTGGATTGCAATTCACGTCTATGGGTAACCATTTCCTGTTGGACTGGCCTGACAGACAATTGGTGGAAATGAGCCGTGAAGCCGGTGCTGAGCAAATAGATGAACGGCTGCAGAGGGTGCTTGCGGCAGCACATAATGGGGCGGTTACCTATACGGCGGCGATTAGCAAGGGCGAGCAGAAAATAGCAAGAGCAGTTCGCGAAAGCGGATTCCCGTTGGTGGTGCTGCTTAACGATGGTTTCCCGGCAGAGGGCTCACCGCATGAACGTTTTTTCAAACCTGGCGGAGTCTATTTCGAGACTTGTTCGAATGGTAAGTTATTGCTGATGGAGCCAGAAGAGAGTGCTTTTGTAAATCAGGTGGTGATGAAAGCAACAGAGGAGACTCTGCGACGGAAGGCAGAAGCTAAGCACTATAGCTACAGGGAAATCCCTGTAACATCTCAACGCTACCGATTTGTGGCTTTGAATGAAATTGGCCGATTACTGGTTGAAAGGTGA
- a CDS encoding site-specific integrase yields the protein MNTSNTCTKVTVRQAKLKNGMISLYLDYYPAIRNPKTMKMSRREYLGIYIYANPQNQMEADFNKDMCMKAEGIRCMRVQSLINEQFGFLDKTKQKADFLAYFKEKCRVKHDRWGIVYKHFSKYVNGKCTFGQVTVELCRGFREYLLNVHQLKHTKQMLSQNSAASYYSTFRELLYLAYREKWLNENISEYLDKIDTLDTRKESLTLDELKKLNQTPCKIPTVKQATLFAGLTGLRISDVLRLKWENLRIGNDGGYVIQYRIKKTGAEETLPISNEAYELCGERSTGTVFKKLSYSIVSYTLKEWVKAAGIDKHITFHCLRRTFASLEVSMGTSIYTVSKMLGHKNVATTQIYADVNDANKRKASELISLK from the coding sequence ATGAACACAAGTAACACTTGCACCAAGGTAACCGTTCGCCAGGCAAAGCTCAAAAACGGCATGATTTCACTCTATTTGGATTACTACCCTGCAATCCGCAATCCCAAGACGATGAAAATGTCTCGACGCGAATATCTTGGAATCTACATCTATGCCAACCCTCAGAACCAGATGGAGGCTGATTTTAACAAGGACATGTGCATGAAAGCAGAAGGTATTCGCTGCATGCGTGTGCAGTCTCTCATTAACGAACAGTTTGGATTTCTCGACAAGACAAAACAAAAGGCTGATTTCCTTGCATACTTCAAGGAGAAATGCAGAGTGAAGCACGACAGATGGGGTATTGTGTACAAGCATTTCTCCAAGTACGTCAACGGGAAATGCACTTTTGGACAAGTTACTGTCGAGCTATGCCGTGGGTTCCGTGAGTATCTTCTCAATGTACATCAGCTGAAGCACACCAAACAGATGCTAAGTCAGAATTCCGCCGCCAGTTACTATTCCACCTTCAGAGAACTGTTATATCTAGCCTACAGGGAGAAGTGGCTCAATGAGAATATCAGCGAGTATCTTGACAAGATTGACACGCTTGATACACGCAAGGAATCGCTTACTCTTGATGAGTTGAAGAAGTTGAATCAGACACCATGCAAAATTCCCACAGTAAAACAGGCTACACTGTTTGCGGGTTTGACAGGCTTACGTATTAGTGACGTTCTAAGACTGAAGTGGGAAAATCTTCGTATTGGTAACGATGGTGGTTATGTAATCCAGTATCGCATCAAGAAAACTGGTGCCGAAGAAACTCTTCCTATTAGCAATGAAGCCTATGAGCTTTGCGGTGAACGCAGTACGGGTACGGTGTTCAAAAAACTCAGCTACAGTATTGTAAGCTATACTTTGAAGGAATGGGTAAAGGCAGCTGGCATAGACAAGCACATCACCTTCCACTGCTTGCGTCGCACTTTTGCCTCCCTTGAAGTAAGTATGGGTACCAGCATCTATACCGTTTCAAAGATGCTTGGGCATAAAAATGTGGCAACAACACAGATATATGCAGACGTGAACGATGCCAACAAGCGTAAGGCTTCTGAACTCATTTCTTTGAAGTAA